In the genome of Pogona vitticeps strain Pit_001003342236 chromosome 13, PviZW2.1, whole genome shotgun sequence, one region contains:
- the DHRS7B gene encoding dehydrogenase/reductase SDR family member 7B isoform X1, which produces MLRQREFFSERRHGHKGKLMDITSTVALPLLFGSLGVFGLFRLLRRMRAKAYIKDAVVVITGATSGLGKECAKAFHAAGSKLVLCGRNRERLQDLLEELSTTTGHVQNPHKHHTVIFDLSDIKAVVRGAEEILKCVAHVDVLINNAGISYRGTIVDTAVEVDRKVMETNYFGPVALTKALLPSMIKRRKGHLVVISSVQGKFGLPFRSAYAASKHATQAFFDCLRAEVEQYGIDVTVVSPSYIQTNLSLNAITADGSQYGVMDKTTSKGKAAADVAQAVLNAVGEKKEEVLVAGIVPSLAVYLRALWPKLFFTLMASRARKETKAKDS; this is translated from the exons ATGCTGCGGCAAAGGGAGTTCTTTTCAGAAAG GAGGCACGGCCATAAGGGAAAACTTATGGATATCACCTCTACTGTTGCTCTTCCGTTGCTCTTTGGCAGCCTGGGGGTCTTTGGCCTCTTCCGGTTACTCCGGCGGATGCGGGCGAAAGCCTACATCAAGGATGCCGTGGTGGTGATCACGGGAGCAACCTCTGGACTTGGAAAAG AATGCGCCAAAGCTTTCCATGCAGCCGGGTCAAAACTGGTGCTGTGTGGCAGGAACAGAGAGAGGCTGCAGGATCTTCTAGAAGAGCTCTCCACCACCACTGGCCACGTCCAAAAC CCCCATAAGCATCACACAGTCATCTTTGATCTCTCAGACATCAAAGCGGTGGTCCGTGGTGCTGAAGAGATTTTGAAGTGTGTGGCCCATGTGGACGTCTTGATCAACAACGCTGGGATCAGTTACCGGGGAACCATTGTGGACACGGCCGTGGAGGTGGATCGGAAAGTAATGGAAACCAACTACTTTGGCCCAGTGGCTTTGACCAAAG cactTCTGCCATCCATGATCAAGAGGAGGAAAGGACACCTTGTTGTGATTAGCAGCGTTCAAGGGAAATTTGGCCTGCCTTTCCGGTCTGCAT ATGCAGCTTCCAAGCACGCTACCCAAGCTTTTTTTGACTGCCTGCGAGCGGAGGTGGAGCAATATGGGATTGATGTGACCGTCGTGAGCCCCAGCTATATTCAGACGAACCTGTCCCTGAATGCCATCACAGCAGACGGATCCCAGTATGGAG TGATGGACAAGACGACCAGCAAAGGCAAGGCAGCTGCTGATGTGGCTCAGGCGGTTCTCAACGCGGTgggagaaaagaaggaggaggtgcTGGTGGCTGGCATTGTCCCTTCCCTGGCGGTCTACCTCCGAGCGCTGTGGCCCAAGTTGTTTTTCACCTTGATGGCATCTAGAGCCCGAAAGGAGACGAAAGCCAAGGATTCTTAG
- the DHRS7B gene encoding dehydrogenase/reductase SDR family member 7B isoform X2 — translation MVTVVARRHGHKGKLMDITSTVALPLLFGSLGVFGLFRLLRRMRAKAYIKDAVVVITGATSGLGKECAKAFHAAGSKLVLCGRNRERLQDLLEELSTTTGHVQNPHKHHTVIFDLSDIKAVVRGAEEILKCVAHVDVLINNAGISYRGTIVDTAVEVDRKVMETNYFGPVALTKALLPSMIKRRKGHLVVISSVQGKFGLPFRSAYAASKHATQAFFDCLRAEVEQYGIDVTVVSPSYIQTNLSLNAITADGSQYGVMDKTTSKGKAAADVAQAVLNAVGEKKEEVLVAGIVPSLAVYLRALWPKLFFTLMASRARKETKAKDS, via the exons GAGGCACGGCCATAAGGGAAAACTTATGGATATCACCTCTACTGTTGCTCTTCCGTTGCTCTTTGGCAGCCTGGGGGTCTTTGGCCTCTTCCGGTTACTCCGGCGGATGCGGGCGAAAGCCTACATCAAGGATGCCGTGGTGGTGATCACGGGAGCAACCTCTGGACTTGGAAAAG AATGCGCCAAAGCTTTCCATGCAGCCGGGTCAAAACTGGTGCTGTGTGGCAGGAACAGAGAGAGGCTGCAGGATCTTCTAGAAGAGCTCTCCACCACCACTGGCCACGTCCAAAAC CCCCATAAGCATCACACAGTCATCTTTGATCTCTCAGACATCAAAGCGGTGGTCCGTGGTGCTGAAGAGATTTTGAAGTGTGTGGCCCATGTGGACGTCTTGATCAACAACGCTGGGATCAGTTACCGGGGAACCATTGTGGACACGGCCGTGGAGGTGGATCGGAAAGTAATGGAAACCAACTACTTTGGCCCAGTGGCTTTGACCAAAG cactTCTGCCATCCATGATCAAGAGGAGGAAAGGACACCTTGTTGTGATTAGCAGCGTTCAAGGGAAATTTGGCCTGCCTTTCCGGTCTGCAT ATGCAGCTTCCAAGCACGCTACCCAAGCTTTTTTTGACTGCCTGCGAGCGGAGGTGGAGCAATATGGGATTGATGTGACCGTCGTGAGCCCCAGCTATATTCAGACGAACCTGTCCCTGAATGCCATCACAGCAGACGGATCCCAGTATGGAG TGATGGACAAGACGACCAGCAAAGGCAAGGCAGCTGCTGATGTGGCTCAGGCGGTTCTCAACGCGGTgggagaaaagaaggaggaggtgcTGGTGGCTGGCATTGTCCCTTCCCTGGCGGTCTACCTCCGAGCGCTGTGGCCCAAGTTGTTTTTCACCTTGATGGCATCTAGAGCCCGAAAGGAGACGAAAGCCAAGGATTCTTAG